One segment of Pleomorphomonas sp. PLEO DNA contains the following:
- a CDS encoding EamA family transporter: protein MSFGVFAAVLAAALVHAGWNVLVKGAADKLAMTISVAIGAGLVAAMVLPFLPLPAPQSWPFVGASVLLQSVYYLLIARAYRVADMSLVYPLMRGAAPVVVALAGASLFGEVLVGGQWLAVGLISSGVVALALGAFRQQPLATTGVIAALCNAMVIAAYTLVDASGVRLSGSPIAYALLLAVLTGVVTVALALAGGARPRLNARTLGLGLVGGAATTLSYGVALWAMTRAPVAPVAALRETSIVFALILSRLVFGEKVGGRRFAAACLVMAGVAALRLF from the coding sequence ATGTCTTTCGGCGTCTTTGCCGCCGTCCTTGCGGCCGCCCTCGTCCATGCTGGCTGGAACGTTCTCGTCAAGGGTGCCGCCGACAAACTCGCCATGACGATATCAGTGGCCATCGGTGCCGGGCTCGTCGCGGCGATGGTCCTGCCGTTTCTGCCGCTACCGGCTCCTCAAAGCTGGCCCTTCGTCGGTGCTTCGGTACTGCTTCAGAGCGTTTATTACCTGTTGATCGCCCGTGCCTATCGCGTGGCCGACATGAGCCTTGTCTATCCGCTGATGCGCGGTGCGGCGCCGGTGGTCGTGGCACTTGCCGGAGCTAGCCTCTTCGGTGAGGTACTGGTTGGTGGACAATGGCTGGCGGTCGGTCTTATTTCGAGCGGTGTCGTGGCGCTCGCCCTCGGCGCTTTCCGGCAGCAGCCTCTAGCCACCACCGGCGTCATCGCCGCCCTTTGCAACGCCATGGTCATTGCCGCCTATACACTCGTCGATGCCAGTGGTGTGCGCCTTTCCGGATCCCCCATCGCCTACGCACTGCTGCTCGCCGTGCTGACCGGCGTGGTCACTGTCGCGCTGGCGCTTGCCGGCGGCGCTCGCCCGCGCCTCAATGCGCGTACGCTTGGTCTCGGTTTGGTGGGGGGTGCTGCGACCACGCTCTCTTATGGCGTGGCGCTCTGGGCCATGACGCGCGCGCCGGTGGCACCAGTTGCCGCCCTGCGTGAGACATCGATCGTGTTTGCTCTGATATTGTCACGCCTGGTGTTCGGCGAGAAGGTTGGCGGGCGACGCTTCGCCGCCGCCTGTCTTGTCATGGCTGGCGTTGCGGCCCTCCGCCTTTTCTGA
- the rbfA gene encoding 30S ribosome-binding factor RbfA has translation MVQHGQSQGQPRAPSQRQLRVGELVRHVLAEILARGELIDDEVTRMMVTVPEVRVSPDLRNATVYITPLGGGDPKLAEKAMTRNSRWLRGQVAHRVNLKFAPELVFRYDDRFDETAHIDALLHSPDVARDLEAPADSSEVDGKDE, from the coding sequence ATGGTCCAGCACGGCCAAAGCCAGGGGCAACCCCGCGCCCCCTCCCAGCGCCAGCTTCGCGTCGGCGAATTGGTCCGTCACGTGCTCGCCGAGATTCTTGCACGCGGCGAACTCATTGACGACGAAGTGACGCGAATGATGGTCACCGTACCGGAGGTCCGCGTCAGTCCCGACCTTCGCAACGCTACCGTCTACATTACGCCGCTTGGCGGCGGCGACCCAAAGCTGGCCGAGAAGGCAATGACGCGCAATTCTCGCTGGCTACGCGGCCAGGTGGCGCATCGCGTCAACCTGAAATTCGCCCCCGAGCTCGTCTTCCGCTACGATGATCGCTTTGACGAGACCGCCCATATCGACGCATTGCTGCATTCGCCCGACGTCGCGCGCGACCTCGAGGCACCAGCCGATTCCAGCGAAGTCGACGGCAAGGACGAGTGA
- a CDS encoding glutathione S-transferase N-terminal domain-containing protein, translating to MTDDRITFHYAPQSRAFGTRFLLEELGVPSDLHALDIRTGDQLKPDYLANNPMGKVPAISHRGVVVTEQAAAS from the coding sequence ATGACCGACGACCGCATCACGTTCCATTATGCGCCTCAGAGCCGCGCCTTTGGCACCCGCTTCCTTCTGGAAGAGCTCGGCGTGCCCTCTGATCTTCACGCTCTGGATATTCGAACCGGCGACCAACTGAAGCCGGACTATCTTGCCAACAACCCGATGGGCAAGGTGCCAGCCATCAGCCACCGTGGCGTTGTGGTAACCGAGCAGGCCGCCGCGAGCTGA
- the truB gene encoding tRNA pseudouridine(55) synthase TruB, giving the protein MARKKKGTVHGWVVLDKPFGMTSTQAVGAMKRIFGTPKAGHAGTLDPLASGMLPIALGEATKTVPYVMDGDKLYRFTVRWGEETTTDDAEGEVSRVSDHRPTAEEIQAVLGEFEGEILQTPPSFSAIKVDGERAYDLARAGEIVELEARPVTVHRLDLIDCPDADTAIFEAECGKGTYVRAIARDMGRRLGTAGHVIELRRLIVGPFGEQDMVSLEALQAALEADGDALTLLTPIEAALADLPQLDVTSDQAIRLRNGNPVLLRGRDAPVEEEAVGVFERGRLIALAKVEHGELKPVRLILLD; this is encoded by the coding sequence ATGGCACGCAAGAAAAAAGGCACGGTCCACGGCTGGGTGGTGCTCGACAAGCCCTTTGGCATGACCTCGACGCAGGCGGTCGGCGCCATGAAGCGTATCTTCGGCACGCCCAAGGCGGGGCATGCCGGCACGCTGGATCCGCTCGCCTCGGGTATGCTACCGATCGCCCTGGGGGAAGCGACCAAGACCGTCCCCTACGTGATGGATGGCGACAAGCTCTATCGCTTCACCGTGCGTTGGGGCGAGGAGACGACGACCGACGACGCCGAGGGTGAGGTGTCTCGCGTTTCCGACCACCGGCCGACCGCCGAAGAAATCCAAGCCGTGCTCGGCGAGTTCGAGGGCGAAATCCTGCAGACGCCGCCATCCTTCTCGGCGATCAAGGTGGATGGAGAACGCGCCTATGATCTGGCCCGCGCCGGCGAGATCGTTGAACTCGAAGCGCGACCGGTGACGGTACACCGGCTCGACCTGATCGACTGCCCGGATGCCGACACCGCCATCTTCGAGGCCGAGTGCGGCAAGGGCACCTACGTGCGTGCAATCGCCCGCGACATGGGGCGTCGGCTCGGCACCGCCGGCCATGTCATCGAGCTTCGACGGCTCATCGTCGGTCCATTCGGCGAGCAGGACATGGTAAGCCTCGAGGCACTGCAGGCAGCGCTCGAGGCGGACGGCGACGCGCTGACCCTGTTGACCCCAATCGAAGCCGCCCTGGCCGATCTGCCGCAACTCGACGTTACCTCCGACCAAGCAATCCGGCTCAGAAACGGCAACCCGGTGCTGCTGCGCGGACGCGACGCGCCGGTCGAAGAGGAGGCGGTCGGCGTGTTCGAGCGCGGCCGGCTGATCGCCCTCGCCAAGGTGGAGCACGGCGAGCTGAAGCCGGTGCGCCTGATTCTACTCGACTGA